One part of the Vitis riparia cultivar Riparia Gloire de Montpellier isolate 1030 chromosome 15, EGFV_Vit.rip_1.0, whole genome shotgun sequence genome encodes these proteins:
- the LOC117931944 gene encoding uncharacterized protein LOC117931944 — MSESERSPAYVGRSWHKYFQYQEGRDSPSEACNVLLIISDLIAAVTFQANVNPPGSVWQDNDIGHVVGTAIYASQKAVFYIFLIFNTMALSTSLLLVLYLTHRFPFYVEIWVAIIGMGVTYGSAIFVVTPGYSVRFRYVMLAAIVPWLLRLLFQLFWRIQSVDLHF, encoded by the exons atgtcTGAGTCTGAGCGTTCTCCTGCATATGTTGGGAGAAGCTGGCACAAATACTTTCAGTATCAAGAAGGCAGGGATTCCCCCAGCGAAGCCTGCAACGTTCTGTTGATAATCTCCGATCTGATAGCTGCCGTCACATTTCAAGCAAACGTGAACCCGCCGGGCAGTGTTTGGCAAGATAACGACATTGGGCATGTGGTAGGAACTGCTATTTATGCTTCCCAAAAGGCAGTCTTctatattttcttgatttttaacaCCATGGCTCTTTCTACTTCGCTTCTTCTGGTTTTATATCTCACCCACAGGTTCCCTTTCTATGTGGAAATATGGGTTGCCATTATTGGAATGGGCGTTACTTATGGTTCTGCAATTTTTGTTGTTACGCCTGGGTATTCTGTGCGTTTCCGCTATGTGATGCTTGCCGCTATCGTGCCATGGCTGCTAAGGCTTTTGTTTCAGTTGTTCTGGAG AATTCAATCAGTAGATCTGCATTTTTAG